In the genome of Paenibacillus sp. FSL R5-0766, one region contains:
- a CDS encoding nitroreductase, with amino-acid sequence MSKATKTTNEVRNAIQNRRTVKKFKKEAVPTQQIIELLDTAVWAPNHKLREPWRFLLFTGNGRKKLAEAIDAEMGEDNKFSPNIMQVPSVMLVVLEEDPRQNIWDEDFAAVSALVQNFMLAAWSEDIGTFWVTKPFLYAPKFRKPLGIEAGEKIVGMIYMGYPDVIPSAKERTPAKDKLTLFE; translated from the coding sequence ATGAGTAAAGCTACGAAAACAACAAATGAAGTCAGAAACGCGATTCAAAACCGTCGTACGGTGAAAAAATTTAAAAAAGAAGCTGTTCCTACACAGCAGATTATAGAATTGCTGGACACCGCAGTCTGGGCTCCTAACCATAAACTGCGTGAACCTTGGAGATTTTTGTTGTTTACCGGAAATGGACGGAAGAAACTGGCGGAGGCTATTGATGCAGAAATGGGGGAAGACAACAAATTTTCACCCAATATTATGCAAGTTCCATCCGTTATGCTTGTCGTGCTGGAAGAAGATCCAAGACAGAATATCTGGGACGAAGACTTTGCTGCGGTCAGTGCATTGGTTCAGAACTTTATGCTTGCAGCCTGGAGTGAAGACATTGGAACATTCTGGGTGACCAAGCCATTTTTGTACGCTCCCAAATTCCGCAAACCGCTTGGAATAGAGGCGGGAGAGAAGATTGTAGGTATGATTTATATGGGATACCCCGATGTTATTCCTTCTGCCAAAGAACGTACACCAGCCAAGGACAAACTGACTCTTTTCGAATAA
- a CDS encoding YifB family Mg chelatase-like AAA ATPase, with translation MYGKLHSACLYGIDGVLIEVETDLSNGLPQTSIIGLPDSAIREAVERVRAAIKNCGYQYPLQRITINLAPADLRKEGSSFDLAIAIGLLMTSGQLVLPPEERTLVVGELALDGSIRSVPGILSMVDLAKRQGFTSVLLPLDNVEEASLIRGIQVFGIRHLQDIAPENPDQPASSVGIPNHSNAGPVVLKNYAHLAVPITDKTHMMADSKPRQTPIFADDYSDVLGQHHVKRALMIAAAGMHNILLVGPPGTGKTMLIKRLPSILPPLSEDEALEVTKVLSAAGKLKEAPQGLIADRPFRSPHHTISTSGLIGGGGIPKPGEVSLAHRGILFLDELPEFQRQVLEVLRQPLEDRTVTISRARAAFTFPAQFMLACSMNPCPCGYLSAHSEEQRCICSPARVAAYRAKISGPLLDRIDLQVEVPPPGEWRKSAASPSSEEIQAKVIHAHQIQATRYAQSSVRWNSQLSGTLLRRTIQLPQEAEQLLEQTLQTLNLSMRAHDRIIKMAQTIADLDHEGEIVTAHVAEAIQYRQLDLNLF, from the coding sequence ATGTACGGAAAATTGCACAGTGCGTGTTTGTACGGAATTGATGGTGTTCTGATCGAGGTGGAGACCGATTTATCCAATGGTCTGCCGCAGACATCCATCATCGGTTTACCGGATTCAGCCATTCGTGAGGCCGTTGAACGTGTCCGTGCAGCGATTAAAAACTGCGGATATCAGTATCCGTTACAGCGAATCACAATCAATCTGGCCCCCGCTGATCTGCGCAAGGAAGGATCTTCCTTTGATCTGGCCATTGCTATTGGTTTACTCATGACAAGCGGCCAGCTTGTACTTCCTCCCGAGGAACGGACACTAGTGGTTGGCGAGCTGGCGTTGGACGGTTCGATCAGGTCCGTGCCCGGCATTTTATCCATGGTGGATCTGGCCAAACGACAAGGCTTTACTTCCGTGCTCCTGCCTTTGGATAACGTAGAGGAAGCGTCACTGATCCGAGGTATCCAGGTGTTTGGCATTCGTCATTTACAGGATATTGCTCCGGAAAACCCAGATCAACCCGCTAGTTCAGTGGGAATACCAAATCATTCAAATGCAGGACCTGTCGTGTTAAAAAATTATGCACATCTCGCTGTGCCTATAACGGATAAGACACATATGATGGCAGATAGCAAGCCGAGACAAACACCAATATTTGCAGACGACTATAGCGATGTTCTGGGGCAGCACCATGTAAAACGCGCGCTTATGATTGCTGCAGCAGGCATGCATAATATACTTCTCGTTGGACCGCCAGGCACGGGCAAAACGATGTTAATCAAACGTCTGCCCTCCATCCTTCCGCCTTTGTCAGAAGATGAAGCGTTGGAAGTCACCAAAGTATTAAGTGCTGCAGGCAAATTAAAAGAAGCGCCTCAAGGCCTGATTGCAGATAGACCGTTTCGCTCCCCTCACCACACGATATCCACCTCTGGTCTGATTGGAGGCGGTGGTATCCCGAAACCGGGTGAAGTGAGCCTTGCCCATCGGGGCATATTGTTTCTGGATGAATTACCTGAATTCCAGCGTCAAGTGCTGGAGGTATTAAGGCAGCCGTTAGAGGATCGCACAGTGACAATTAGTCGGGCACGGGCTGCTTTCACCTTTCCGGCCCAGTTTATGCTTGCATGTTCCATGAATCCCTGTCCCTGCGGATATTTGTCCGCTCATTCCGAGGAACAACGCTGCATATGTAGTCCAGCCCGTGTTGCCGCGTACCGAGCCAAAATTTCAGGACCACTGCTGGACCGCATCGATCTTCAGGTTGAGGTTCCTCCACCAGGCGAGTGGCGCAAGTCTGCTGCTTCCCCTTCCTCTGAAGAAATACAGGCAAAAGTGATCCACGCTCATCAAATTCAGGCTACACGTTATGCTCAAAGTTCGGTCCGTTGGAATAGCCAGCTTTCCGGCACGCTTTTGCGACGTACAATCCAACTCCCTCAAGAGGCAGAGCAGCTGTTAGAGCAAACACTGCAAACGTTAAACCTGAGCATGCGTGCACATGATCGGATTATCAAGATGGCACAGACAATTGCCGATCTGGACCATGAAGGTGAAATTGTAACAGCTCATGTGGCTGAAGCCATCCAGTATCGTCAACTGGATCTTAATTTATTTTGA
- a CDS encoding MarR family transcriptional regulator, producing the protein MQTDSLKLDNQLCFAIYACSREITKMYQPYLEVLGVTYSQYLVLMVLWEREECTVKEIGEALYLDSGTLTPLLKRLQSAGLINRERSAQDERKVLITLTDSGRELRNKALSIPESIQGDACLNSTEFEALLGQFKGLLEKVHQTNTNAAKK; encoded by the coding sequence ATGCAGACTGACAGTTTGAAGCTGGATAACCAATTATGCTTTGCCATATATGCTTGTTCACGTGAAATTACGAAGATGTACCAGCCTTATCTCGAGGTGCTCGGCGTAACGTATTCACAGTATCTGGTTCTGATGGTATTGTGGGAACGTGAAGAATGTACGGTTAAGGAGATCGGGGAGGCACTTTATCTCGATTCGGGAACGTTGACACCACTTCTCAAACGGTTGCAGTCAGCAGGACTTATTAATCGCGAACGCTCTGCTCAGGATGAACGAAAAGTGTTAATTACATTAACCGACTCCGGCCGTGAGCTGCGGAACAAGGCATTGTCCATCCCTGAATCCATTCAGGGAGATGCGTGTTTGAACAGTACAGAGTTTGAAGCTTTGCTGGGTCAGTTCAAAGGGTTGCTGGAGAAAGTTCACCAAACCAACACGAACGCAGCCAAAAAATAA
- the sucC gene encoding ADP-forming succinate--CoA ligase subunit beta, with the protein MNIHEYQGKEVLKQYGVTVPNGKVAYTVDEAVAAAEALGSPVTVVKAQIHAGGRGKAGGVKVAKSTDEVRAYASEILGKVLVTHQTGPEGKEVKRLLIEEGCDIRKEYYVGVVVDRATGRVVMMASEEGGTEIEEVAEATPEKIFKEIIDPAIGLQVFQARKLAYSIKIPNELVNKAVKFMLALYTAFVEKDCSIAEINPLVVTGDGNVIALDAKLNFDSNALFRHKEILELRDLDEEDEKEIEASKYDLSYIALDGNIGCMVNGAGLAMATMDIIKYYGGDPANFLDVGGGATTEKVTEAFKIILSDAKVAGIFVNIFGGIMRCDVIANGVVEAAKQLGLTKPLVVRLEGTNVELGKRILGESGLNIVPADSMADGAQKIVALVK; encoded by the coding sequence ATGAATATCCATGAATATCAAGGAAAAGAAGTACTGAAACAGTATGGAGTTACCGTTCCAAATGGAAAGGTTGCTTATACAGTCGATGAAGCGGTTGCGGCCGCAGAGGCACTGGGCAGTCCGGTGACTGTTGTTAAAGCGCAAATTCACGCAGGTGGCCGGGGTAAAGCCGGCGGCGTAAAAGTGGCGAAGAGTACGGATGAAGTTCGTGCCTATGCTTCCGAAATTCTGGGCAAAGTATTGGTAACACACCAGACTGGACCAGAAGGCAAAGAAGTGAAACGTCTTCTGATTGAAGAAGGATGCGATATCCGCAAAGAGTATTATGTTGGTGTTGTTGTGGACCGTGCCACAGGCCGTGTAGTTATGATGGCTTCCGAAGAAGGCGGTACTGAGATTGAAGAAGTAGCTGAAGCTACACCTGAGAAAATTTTCAAAGAAATTATTGACCCTGCCATTGGATTGCAAGTGTTCCAGGCCCGTAAACTGGCTTACAGCATTAAGATTCCTAATGAACTGGTGAACAAAGCTGTTAAGTTCATGCTTGCGCTGTACACTGCATTTGTCGAAAAAGATTGCTCTATTGCCGAGATCAATCCTCTCGTTGTTACCGGAGATGGAAACGTTATCGCGCTAGATGCGAAATTGAACTTTGACTCCAACGCCTTGTTCCGTCACAAAGAGATTTTGGAACTGCGTGACCTGGATGAAGAGGATGAAAAAGAAATCGAAGCTTCCAAATACGACCTCAGCTACATAGCACTGGATGGCAACATCGGCTGTATGGTCAATGGTGCGGGACTTGCGATGGCAACGATGGACATTATCAAATACTACGGTGGAGACCCGGCCAACTTCCTTGACGTTGGGGGCGGTGCAACAACGGAGAAGGTGACTGAAGCATTTAAGATCATCTTGTCCGATGCCAAAGTAGCTGGGATCTTTGTTAACATTTTCGGTGGCATCATGCGCTGTGATGTTATCGCCAATGGTGTTGTTGAAGCCGCGAAGCAACTTGGCCTGACCAAACCGCTGGTTGTTCGTCTTGAAGGAACTAACGTGGAGCTTGGCAAACGTATTCTGGGTGAATCTGGCCTTAATATCGTTCCTGCTGATTCCATGGCCGATGGTGCACAGAAAATTGTTGCCCTCGTAAAATAA
- the sucD gene encoding succinate--CoA ligase subunit alpha, translated as MSILIDKNTKVITQGITGSTGMFHTKGALDYGTQMVGGVTPGKGGTNVDITLEDGTVASLPVFNTVQEAKEATGATASVIYVPPAFAADSIMEAVDAELDLVICITEGIPVLDMIKVDRFMEGKNTVLIGPNCPGVITPGECKIGIMPGYIHMAGHVGVVSRSGTLTYEAVHQLTTRGIGQSSAVGIGGDPVKGSEFIDILKRFNEDPQTHAVIMIGEIGGTAEEDAADWVRENMTKPVVGFIGGVTAPPGKRMGHAGAIISGGKGTAKEKIAKLESCGIKVAPTPAEMGSTLVSVLEERGILNLCTTH; from the coding sequence GTGAGTATTTTGATCGATAAAAATACAAAAGTCATTACGCAAGGCATTACGGGTTCAACGGGAATGTTCCACACGAAGGGCGCATTGGACTACGGAACCCAGATGGTAGGCGGAGTTACACCGGGTAAAGGCGGAACTAATGTGGATATCACGTTGGAAGATGGTACAGTAGCTAGTCTGCCGGTGTTCAACACTGTGCAGGAAGCGAAGGAAGCTACAGGCGCAACAGCGAGCGTCATTTACGTTCCTCCTGCATTTGCAGCAGATTCCATTATGGAAGCTGTTGATGCTGAGCTGGACCTCGTAATCTGTATTACAGAAGGTATTCCGGTTCTTGACATGATCAAGGTTGACCGCTTCATGGAAGGTAAAAATACCGTCCTGATCGGACCAAACTGTCCAGGTGTCATTACACCAGGCGAATGTAAAATCGGTATCATGCCTGGTTATATCCATATGGCAGGGCACGTAGGCGTTGTTTCCCGTAGTGGAACACTTACCTATGAAGCCGTTCATCAACTGACGACGCGTGGCATTGGACAATCTTCTGCTGTAGGAATCGGGGGAGACCCTGTAAAAGGCTCCGAGTTCATTGATATCCTCAAACGGTTCAATGAAGATCCACAGACTCATGCGGTCATCATGATTGGTGAGATTGGTGGTACAGCTGAAGAGGATGCTGCAGATTGGGTACGTGAAAACATGACCAAACCGGTTGTTGGCTTTATCGGTGGCGTAACAGCGCCTCCAGGCAAACGGATGGGCCATGCTGGCGCTATTATCTCTGGCGGTAAAGGTACAGCCAAAGAGAAAATTGCGAAACTGGAATCATGTGGAATCAAAGTAGCACCAACTCCTGCTGAGATGGGTTCGACTTTGGTGAGTGTACTTGAGGAACGCGGTATTTTGAATTTGTGCACGACACATTAA
- the dprA gene encoding DNA-processing protein DprA yields MEERWILFGLHEMEGIGKKTISKLILGQHELPDLLNYGESDWVAAGLRKDQAARLASQFTIDWIESKREHVYNQGIEVITYLDQNYPILMKETVQPPWVMYARGDVSLLHNSSIAMVGTRMPTVYGRKVGEKLAEQLCNAGLTIVSGLARGIDSVCHEAVLRAKGKTIAVFGTGIDHIYPPENTSLAERIAETGLLLSEYPPGTRARQGLFPERNRIIAGLTLGTVVVEADIRSGSLITADAALEAGRDVFAVPGPITSPKSRGAHNLIRQGAKLVTCAADVLEEYRLGLPNTEQLPYNRGRSTETTEPSWRGIFAEVKLSPDEQRVIYLLEQGEQSLDQLVELLGWDFGHLHSVLLSLIIKKQISQLPGTKYARV; encoded by the coding sequence ATGGAAGAAAGATGGATCTTGTTTGGGTTACATGAGATGGAGGGCATTGGTAAAAAAACAATCTCGAAACTGATTCTGGGACAACATGAATTACCCGATCTATTGAATTATGGGGAAAGCGACTGGGTCGCAGCAGGCTTGCGCAAAGATCAGGCTGCCCGTTTGGCTAGCCAATTTACTATCGACTGGATTGAGAGTAAAAGAGAACACGTTTACAATCAGGGGATAGAGGTTATTACTTATCTGGATCAGAATTATCCCATATTAATGAAGGAAACCGTTCAGCCTCCCTGGGTAATGTATGCTCGAGGGGATGTTAGTTTGCTACACAATTCGTCTATTGCCATGGTGGGAACTCGTATGCCAACCGTGTATGGGCGCAAAGTTGGAGAAAAGCTGGCAGAGCAATTATGCAATGCAGGACTGACGATTGTAAGCGGGCTTGCCCGCGGTATTGATAGCGTATGTCATGAGGCAGTACTGCGTGCTAAAGGAAAAACGATTGCCGTATTCGGAACAGGGATTGATCATATATACCCACCCGAAAATACAAGCCTCGCTGAGCGAATCGCGGAGACTGGGCTGCTTTTGTCGGAATATCCACCAGGTACAAGAGCGCGCCAGGGATTATTTCCGGAACGGAATCGAATCATTGCCGGTCTGACACTGGGAACAGTGGTTGTTGAGGCTGACATTCGCAGTGGTTCACTCATTACAGCAGATGCTGCACTTGAAGCAGGCAGGGATGTATTTGCAGTCCCTGGACCTATTACATCGCCGAAAAGTCGAGGAGCACACAATCTTATCCGTCAGGGGGCCAAATTGGTCACTTGTGCAGCAGATGTATTGGAAGAGTATCGATTGGGCTTGCCAAATACAGAACAACTTCCTTACAATAGAGGACGTTCGACCGAAACAACCGAGCCTTCCTGGCGAGGGATATTCGCTGAGGTTAAGCTCTCTCCAGATGAACAACGCGTGATTTATCTGTTGGAACAGGGAGAACAATCATTGGATCAACTGGTTGAGCTGCTTGGTTGGGATTTTGGACATTTGCATTCAGTTCTGTTATCTTTAATCATAAAAAAGCAGATTAGCCAATTACCAGGCACTAAATACGCGAGGGTATGA
- the topA gene encoding type I DNA topoisomerase, producing the protein MADALVIVESPSKAKTIGKYLGSKFIVKASMGHVRDLPKSQIGVEVENDFNPKYITIRGKGSILKELKDARKKVKKVYLAADPDREGEAIAWHLAHALELDDTADCRVVFNEITKQAVKDAFKTPRKINMDLVNAQQARRILDRLVGYKISPLLWKKVKKGLSAGRVQSVAVKIILDRENEIDDFEPEEYWSITAKLTADGNPFEAKFHKLNGAKTELGSEAEVQAILKQIEGADFTIKEVKEKERSRNPSAPFTTSSLQQEAARKLNFRASKTMSVAQQLYEGVDLGKEGTVGLITYMRTDSTRIAASAQEEAKEYIVGKYGEPFAPETPRNYSKKATNAQDAHEAIRPTSILRDPDSIKSFMSRDQFRLYKLVWERFVASQMSSAILDTLSVDIAAGDTIFRAAGSKVRFQGFMKVYVEGNDDGTTDEDRLLPPLKSGDVLDKQEIEPKQHFTQPPPRYTEARLVKTLEELGIGRPSTYAPTLETIQKRGYVAIEEKKFMPTELGELVIEQMEEFFPEILNVEFTANMEGDLDHVEEGSEDWVKVLAEFYESFEKRLEFAEEEMKEIEIEDEVSDEICEKCGKPLVYKLGRFGKFLACSGFPDCRNTKPIIKDIGVTCPKCKEGHVVERRSKKGRIFYGCDKYPECDFVSWDRPSAKPCPSCGSLMIEKRNKKGARLQCTSCDHQEPVDEPDDESAD; encoded by the coding sequence ATGGCGGATGCACTCGTAATCGTGGAGTCGCCCTCAAAGGCGAAGACGATAGGCAAATATTTAGGCAGCAAGTTCATCGTAAAAGCTTCGATGGGGCATGTTCGCGATTTGCCAAAGAGTCAGATCGGCGTTGAGGTAGAGAATGATTTTAATCCGAAATATATTACGATCCGCGGCAAAGGTTCAATTTTGAAAGAACTGAAGGATGCACGGAAGAAAGTGAAAAAAGTGTATCTCGCAGCTGACCCGGATCGCGAAGGTGAGGCTATCGCATGGCATTTGGCCCATGCCCTTGAACTGGACGATACGGCAGATTGCCGGGTTGTATTTAATGAAATTACAAAACAGGCGGTCAAAGATGCGTTCAAAACGCCGCGGAAAATCAATATGGATTTGGTTAACGCGCAGCAGGCAAGACGTATTTTGGATCGACTCGTTGGATATAAAATTAGTCCGTTATTATGGAAGAAAGTGAAAAAAGGTTTGTCTGCAGGCCGGGTTCAGTCCGTGGCTGTTAAAATCATTTTAGATCGTGAAAATGAAATTGATGATTTTGAGCCGGAAGAATACTGGAGCATTACCGCCAAACTGACAGCAGACGGCAATCCGTTTGAAGCCAAGTTTCATAAACTGAACGGGGCCAAAACAGAGCTGGGCAGTGAAGCGGAAGTGCAAGCGATCTTGAAACAGATCGAAGGAGCCGACTTTACGATCAAGGAAGTTAAAGAGAAAGAACGGAGCCGTAACCCTTCCGCCCCGTTTACGACGAGTTCTTTGCAACAGGAAGCAGCGCGTAAATTGAATTTCAGAGCTTCCAAGACGATGTCGGTCGCCCAACAACTATATGAAGGTGTAGACCTTGGAAAAGAAGGCACAGTAGGTCTCATCACGTATATGCGTACGGACTCCACACGAATTGCAGCATCTGCACAAGAAGAAGCCAAAGAATATATCGTTGGTAAGTATGGTGAGCCATTTGCACCTGAGACTCCACGAAACTATTCCAAAAAAGCAACTAATGCTCAGGATGCGCATGAAGCAATTCGTCCAACTTCAATTCTGCGTGACCCTGACTCAATCAAGTCATTCATGAGTCGCGATCAGTTCCGGTTGTATAAACTGGTATGGGAACGTTTTGTAGCGAGCCAGATGTCTTCGGCTATCCTGGATACACTCTCTGTAGATATTGCTGCGGGTGACACCATTTTCCGTGCAGCAGGTTCGAAGGTGCGGTTCCAAGGTTTCATGAAGGTATATGTTGAAGGAAACGACGATGGTACAACCGATGAAGATCGTCTGCTGCCTCCGTTGAAAAGTGGAGATGTGCTTGATAAGCAGGAGATTGAGCCAAAACAGCATTTTACACAACCGCCACCCCGATATACGGAGGCAAGGTTGGTTAAGACGCTTGAGGAATTGGGTATAGGGCGTCCGAGTACATATGCGCCAACACTGGAGACCATTCAGAAGCGCGGATATGTTGCGATAGAGGAAAAGAAATTCATGCCAACCGAGCTTGGTGAACTGGTCATCGAACAGATGGAAGAGTTTTTCCCGGAAATCCTGAATGTAGAGTTTACCGCAAACATGGAAGGCGATCTTGACCATGTGGAGGAAGGTTCCGAGGATTGGGTCAAAGTACTCGCAGAATTCTATGAATCTTTTGAGAAACGCCTTGAGTTTGCGGAAGAAGAAATGAAAGAAATCGAGATTGAAGACGAAGTATCGGATGAGATCTGTGAGAAGTGCGGCAAACCGCTGGTTTATAAACTCGGACGTTTTGGCAAGTTTCTTGCGTGCTCTGGCTTCCCTGATTGCCGGAATACCAAACCGATTATCAAGGATATCGGCGTGACTTGTCCGAAGTGTAAGGAAGGTCATGTTGTTGAGCGTCGTAGCAAAAAAGGACGTATTTTCTACGGTTGTGACAAATATCCTGAATGTGATTTTGTCTCATGGGACAGACCTTCAGCCAAACCATGTCCAAGTTGCGGATCGCTAATGATTGAGAAGCGGAACAAAAAGGGAGCACGACTGCAGTGTACTTCATGTGATCATCAGGAGCCAGTGGATGAACCGGATGACGAATCAGCAGATTAG
- the trmFO gene encoding FADH(2)-oxidizing methylenetetrahydrofolate--tRNA-(uracil(54)-C(5))-methyltransferase TrmFO, with protein sequence MTNEQQVTVIGAGLAGTEAAWQIASRGVRVKLYEMRPVVKTPAHHTDKFAELVCSNSLRANGLTNAVGVLKEEMRMLNSLVLSAADKHAVPAGGALAVDRDGFSGEITSTLHQHPLIEVVNEELTSLPEDGIVVVATGPLTSPALSEQIKALMGEEYFYFYDAAAPIIEKDSIDMNKVYLASRYDKGEAAYLNCPMTEEEFDVFYEALITAEVAQLKEFEKEIYFEGCMPIEVMMKRGKQTALFGPMKPVGLVNPHTGELPHAVVQLRQDNAAGTLYNLVGFQTHLKWGEQKRVFSLIPGLENAEFVRYGVMHRNTFINSPKLLLPTYQFKERPNLFFAGQMTGVEGYVESAASGLIAGMNAAKAALGQELVVLPVETTLGSMAQYITTADFKHFQPMNANFGLLPKLETKIRNKKEKNEALAQRALDGITSFAEAEGLTVPERV encoded by the coding sequence TTGACAAATGAACAACAAGTAACCGTTATTGGTGCCGGGCTGGCAGGAACAGAAGCGGCCTGGCAGATTGCAAGTCGCGGCGTACGCGTAAAATTATACGAGATGAGACCTGTTGTGAAAACGCCAGCTCATCATACGGATAAATTTGCAGAACTGGTATGTAGCAACTCGCTGCGTGCGAATGGATTGACCAATGCAGTGGGTGTGTTAAAAGAAGAAATGAGAATGCTCAATTCTCTTGTATTGTCAGCAGCAGACAAACATGCAGTTCCTGCAGGTGGGGCACTTGCTGTGGACCGGGATGGATTTTCAGGTGAGATTACATCCACGTTGCACCAGCATCCACTCATCGAAGTAGTGAATGAAGAACTCACTTCCCTGCCGGAAGATGGCATCGTTGTTGTGGCAACGGGTCCGTTGACTTCACCGGCATTGTCTGAGCAGATCAAGGCACTAATGGGTGAAGAATATTTCTACTTCTATGATGCAGCTGCACCGATCATCGAAAAAGATTCAATTGATATGAACAAGGTGTATCTGGCTTCCCGTTATGATAAGGGTGAGGCGGCATATCTGAACTGTCCGATGACAGAAGAAGAGTTTGATGTCTTCTATGAAGCTCTCATTACTGCTGAAGTCGCTCAATTGAAAGAGTTTGAGAAAGAAATCTACTTTGAAGGCTGTATGCCAATCGAAGTGATGATGAAACGCGGAAAACAGACGGCTCTGTTTGGTCCAATGAAACCGGTAGGTCTGGTTAACCCTCATACAGGAGAGTTGCCACATGCGGTTGTTCAGCTTAGACAGGATAATGCAGCTGGAACCCTGTATAACTTGGTTGGCTTCCAAACGCATCTGAAATGGGGAGAACAGAAACGAGTCTTTTCCCTTATTCCTGGACTTGAAAATGCAGAGTTCGTTCGTTATGGCGTAATGCACCGTAATACATTTATTAATTCTCCTAAACTGCTTCTTCCGACGTATCAGTTTAAAGAGCGTCCAAACCTGTTCTTTGCAGGTCAGATGACGGGTGTAGAAGGATATGTGGAATCTGCTGCATCAGGGCTGATTGCCGGCATGAACGCAGCCAAAGCAGCACTTGGGCAGGAACTGGTGGTATTGCCGGTAGAAACAACACTTGGCAGTATGGCTCAGTATATTACAACTGCTGACTTCAAGCACTTCCAACCAATGAACGCAAACTTTGGTTTGTTGCCCAAGCTTGAAACGAAGATTCGTAACAAAAAGGAAAAAAATGAAGCTCTTGCACAGCGTGCACTGGATGGCATCACGAGTTTTGCTGAGGCAGAAGGTCTAACTGTTCCGGAACGCGTATAA
- the hslV gene encoding ATP-dependent protease subunit HslV — translation MDMSFHATTICAVRHNGKAAIAGDGQVTMGQSVVMKNTAKKVRRLYRGQVVAGFAGSVADAITLFEKFEGKLEEHHGNLQRAAVELAKDWRQDRILRKLEALLIVMDKSGMLLISGGGEIIEPDDDVIAIGSGGNFALSAARALKRHAVNLEAKDIARESLQIASELCVYTNSNIIVEEL, via the coding sequence ATGGATATGTCATTTCATGCTACAACGATCTGTGCTGTTCGTCATAATGGTAAGGCTGCAATCGCAGGAGATGGTCAGGTGACCATGGGCCAAAGTGTTGTGATGAAGAATACAGCCAAGAAGGTAAGACGTTTGTACCGCGGCCAGGTTGTTGCTGGCTTTGCTGGTTCTGTGGCGGATGCGATTACCCTGTTTGAGAAATTCGAAGGTAAGCTGGAGGAGCACCATGGTAACTTGCAGCGTGCTGCTGTAGAGCTTGCCAAGGATTGGCGTCAGGATCGGATCTTGCGTAAGCTTGAGGCACTCTTGATTGTGATGGACAAATCAGGTATGTTGCTCATTTCAGGCGGCGGGGAGATTATTGAACCGGATGATGACGTGATCGCTATCGGATCAGGTGGAAACTTTGCCTTATCTGCTGCGCGTGCGTTGAAACGTCATGCAGTAAACCTGGAAGCAAAAGATATTGCGCGTGAATCGCTTCAGATTGCCTCAGAGCTATGTGTATATACCAACAGTAATATTATTGTAGAAGAGTTATAA